In Deltaproteobacteria bacterium, one DNA window encodes the following:
- a CDS encoding patatin-like protein, translating into MEEEVKGNESVTDEDASREVRIALVLYGGVSLAVYENGVTRAFFDLVKGRGIFKLILKLLDARAVVDVIAGSSAGGINGLLLAAALEAGSEFGKTAKLWREHGDLGVLMRPVSKAQNAESLLDGEHYYQERLEEAFKELLEDGQASEVSSGEMDVFITGTDLAGHINTWWDTLGQEIEDKSHRVVFQLKYRPGRRRIGLNPEEGADLKADGAPCSKKDKRLMEKQATILASIARITSTFPVAFPPFRLDQIQADHREEVQKALEWCGGLKDLRNLQHVYVDGGVLNNKPFGPVVRAIFYRVPYGIVDRRLFYVEPDPEHFTQLTKQEEGKLGNPVGTALASLTTIPSHQSIFEDLDRLREHNARIGWLKGLKAKIAGRLGKSQDLIEAPVQEQAYWETRIESIVRSLLLEIDAVPSAGDHIAPSARDLCEDFRNQLISIRGTPRGEEQIAGCDIDFHLRRAFHFLYKMYDAFQKGGGDPEKTKIALKATSRIVKLLKLGRDLLFSLRDNILPVLVRSGKADALDVLKRFQRFLSSDRPAWKSLCEELWKVPPLSVQDLGNRETGPISSRALSEAAEAARREDSAETNMPAEAAEATSTILQVIEQVLKRVVSEWCGSNSCFEQFEALDRVFFPLEFTCGIHELDEIKLVRISPSDAKTGLSALAPEKKVTGDDLAHFAAFFRRDWRSNDLLWGRVDGICQIICSLLDDEAFKRISSQGQGLAKLMTPAYLDTILQDCPQTVRQQLDDAWTSFLTELNKGTETSQKAAFKQFGEKLILCGQHEAVNQDLKGLYEDIYFQEISWGTCGADGTLAEAANPVLVSDKAKKLAAESMKEKRKADRGECLRDMAMGSQTVFGENGQVPMKILGQYITQAYVVLWGMLEGALGGPRNRWNFFSHKKVKLVLRFPVLLMHRLIRMMRKERRITLSLLGALTLVLFSSGITGFILNRWLNQWWFLLLLGLSFVPVVLGYWFYRHGEAK; encoded by the coding sequence GTGGAAGAGGAGGTCAAAGGGAACGAGTCGGTTACGGATGAAGACGCGAGCCGTGAGGTCCGGATCGCACTGGTTCTTTACGGTGGAGTATCACTGGCTGTGTATGAAAACGGGGTCACACGAGCCTTCTTCGACCTGGTGAAAGGAAGAGGGATCTTCAAGCTGATACTCAAGCTCCTCGATGCCAGAGCCGTTGTGGATGTCATAGCCGGGAGTTCTGCAGGCGGAATCAACGGCTTGTTGCTGGCCGCTGCACTTGAGGCCGGGAGCGAATTTGGTAAAACAGCCAAATTGTGGCGGGAACATGGAGATCTGGGCGTACTGATGAGGCCGGTCTCCAAAGCCCAAAACGCCGAGTCGCTTCTCGATGGGGAACACTATTATCAGGAGCGGCTTGAAGAAGCGTTCAAAGAACTCCTGGAAGACGGACAAGCATCGGAGGTAAGCAGCGGGGAGATGGACGTTTTCATCACGGGTACGGACTTGGCGGGACACATCAATACGTGGTGGGATACGCTGGGTCAAGAGATCGAAGATAAGAGCCATCGCGTGGTGTTTCAGCTCAAGTACCGCCCGGGAAGGAGACGTATCGGCCTGAATCCTGAAGAAGGGGCAGACCTGAAAGCAGACGGCGCGCCTTGCTCCAAGAAAGACAAAAGACTGATGGAGAAACAGGCTACCATACTCGCCTCTATTGCGCGAATAACCTCGACCTTTCCTGTCGCCTTTCCTCCATTCCGTCTAGATCAAATCCAGGCGGATCACAGGGAGGAGGTCCAAAAGGCTCTCGAATGGTGTGGCGGGCTCAAAGACCTCCGGAATCTTCAGCACGTCTATGTGGACGGCGGCGTTTTGAACAATAAACCCTTCGGGCCGGTGGTTCGGGCCATATTCTACAGGGTGCCGTACGGCATTGTGGATCGGAGGCTTTTCTATGTCGAGCCGGACCCGGAGCACTTTACTCAGCTCACAAAGCAAGAAGAGGGGAAACTGGGCAACCCGGTCGGCACGGCGCTGGCATCCCTCACCACTATTCCCTCTCATCAGAGTATCTTCGAAGACCTTGATCGATTGCGAGAACACAACGCGCGCATAGGCTGGCTGAAAGGACTTAAAGCGAAGATCGCGGGCCGGCTTGGGAAATCCCAAGATCTGATTGAGGCGCCAGTACAGGAACAGGCTTATTGGGAAACGCGCATCGAAAGCATTGTGCGTTCGCTGCTTCTCGAAATAGACGCCGTGCCCTCCGCTGGCGATCACATAGCGCCGTCAGCGCGGGATCTCTGCGAAGACTTTAGAAATCAACTTATCAGTATCAGAGGAACTCCCCGGGGGGAGGAACAGATTGCAGGCTGCGACATCGACTTCCACCTTCGGCGCGCGTTTCATTTCCTTTACAAAATGTATGACGCCTTTCAAAAAGGGGGTGGAGACCCGGAGAAGACCAAGATAGCTCTGAAGGCGACAAGTCGTATCGTAAAGCTTCTCAAACTTGGTCGTGATCTGCTCTTTAGTCTCCGCGACAACATCTTGCCGGTGCTGGTTCGGTCAGGGAAAGCAGATGCTCTGGATGTTTTGAAACGTTTTCAACGATTCCTTTCTTCGGATAGACCTGCATGGAAGTCTCTGTGCGAGGAACTCTGGAAGGTTCCCCCCTTGTCGGTGCAGGATTTAGGTAATAGGGAAACTGGTCCAATTTCCAGCAGAGCGCTCTCCGAAGCGGCGGAGGCTGCTCGGAGAGAGGACTCAGCCGAAACGAACATGCCGGCCGAGGCAGCGGAGGCAACGTCTACGATACTCCAGGTTATTGAACAGGTACTGAAAAGAGTGGTTTCCGAATGGTGTGGCAGTAACAGCTGTTTTGAACAATTCGAGGCCCTCGACCGGGTCTTTTTCCCTCTTGAGTTCACCTGTGGTATCCATGAATTGGACGAAATCAAATTGGTGCGAATCAGTCCGAGTGACGCAAAAACGGGACTATCGGCCCTTGCTCCGGAAAAGAAAGTAACCGGTGACGATCTCGCTCATTTTGCTGCCTTCTTCCGCCGCGATTGGCGATCCAACGACCTCCTGTGGGGAAGAGTGGACGGGATATGTCAGATAATCTGCTCGCTCCTGGACGACGAAGCTTTCAAAAGGATTTCATCACAAGGCCAAGGGTTAGCCAAACTAATGACTCCAGCATATCTTGATACCATCCTTCAAGACTGCCCCCAAACCGTCCGTCAGCAACTGGATGATGCATGGACATCTTTTCTGACAGAGCTGAACAAAGGCACTGAAACGTCACAGAAAGCTGCATTTAAACAGTTTGGAGAGAAGCTGATTTTGTGCGGACAGCACGAGGCGGTGAATCAGGACCTGAAGGGTTTGTACGAAGACATATACTTTCAAGAGATAAGTTGGGGCACGTGCGGAGCGGACGGCACGCTGGCCGAGGCTGCGAATCCGGTACTCGTGTCGGACAAGGCGAAAAAACTTGCTGCAGAGTCCATGAAAGAAAAGCGGAAGGCGGATCGAGGTGAGTGTTTGAGGGATATGGCCATGGGCTCCCAAACTGTTTTTGGGGAAAACGGTCAGGTACCTATGAAGATTCTCGGTCAGTACATCACTCAGGCGTATGTTGTTCTCTGGGGGATGCTAGAGGGTGCTTTGGGAGGGCCGAGGAATAGATGGAATTTCTTTAGTCATAAGAAGGTCAAACTGGTTCTTCGCTTTCCCGTGCTCCTCATGCATCGCTTGATACGAATGATGAGGAAGGAGAGAAGGATAACCCTATCGCTTCTTGGCGCGTTAACGCTGGTTTTATTTTCTTCAGGTATCACAGGATTTATACTTAATCGTTGGCTTAACCAGTGGTGGTTCCTCCTGCTGCTTGGCCTTTCATTTGTGCCCGTCGTCCTTGGTTATTGGTTTTATCGTCACGGAGAGGCCAAATAA